A region from the Benincasa hispida cultivar B227 chromosome 8, ASM972705v1, whole genome shotgun sequence genome encodes:
- the LOC120084247 gene encoding uncharacterized protein LOC120084247 produces MDLNKTVAHYSQNGDLTKDDNFGDTTLSLNCFGFGGRKSSGCAVALNDLNFSFRYAPDDGCRLVLGLGPTPSANCDDYYNVGYNKNKAQVTSLPNEISPTDSILQLGLSGGTNEASSVLECSVSAETDVSAAYLINQWAAEANQLSIPLVDEGSTSAKKSGGYMPSLLFAPRMGTSKVLIQQELLETDSGNQLSQELSPTVEYSLGTVIDQTTKSVSSDHQANNSKRCKYFGCEKGARGASGLCIGHGGGHRCQKPGCNKGAESRTAYCKAHGGGRRCQHLGCTKSAEGKTEFCIAHGGGRRCGYSGGCAKAARGKSGLCIRHGGGKRCKMEGCTRSAEGQAGLCISHGGGRRCQYESCTKGAQGSTMYCKAHGGGKRCIFAGCTKGAEGSTPLCKGHGGGKRCLFDGGGICPKSVHGGTNFCVAHGGGKRCVVTGCTKSARGRTDCCVRHGGGKRCKFENCGKSAQGSTDFCKAHGGGKRCTWGEGKCEKFARGKSGLCAAHSSMVQDRETNRGSLIGPGLFHGLVSASAASTVGDSLDNYNSSSGVSFICDSIDSPEKPTKRHRLIPPQVLVPSSMKSSASYSSFLSTEKGEEEGNGYCIGTKSLEYSIPEGRVHGGGLMSLLGGHLKMNMNNGI; encoded by the coding sequence ATGGATTTGAACAAGACTGTTGCACACTATTCTCAAAATGGTGATCTCACAAAAGATGACAACTTTGGTGACACTACGTTGAGCTTGAATTGTTTTGGCTTTGGAGGAAGAAAATCCTCCGGATGTGCAGTTGCTTTAAATGACCTGAACTTTAGCTTCCGCTATGCTCCAGATGATGGCTGCAGACTAGTACTTGGACTTGGCCCAACTCCTAGTGCTAACTGTGATGATTATTACAATGTTGGATATAATAAGAATAAGGCACAAGTTACATCTCTACCAAACGAAATATCGCCGACTGACTCAATATTGCAGCTCGGTCTTTCTGGAGGGACTAATGAAGCTTCAAGTGTGCTCGAATGTTCAGTTTCAGCAGAAACTGATGTCAGTGCAGCTTATCTGATAAACCAATGGGCTGCCGAAGCTAATCAATTGTCTATCCCACTAGTTGATGAGGGTTCTACCTCAGCAAAAAAATCAGGTGGGTATATGCCATCACTTCTTTTTGCTCCAAGAATGGGCACTTCAAAGGTTCTGATTCAGCAGGAGCTTCTTGAAACTGACAGTGGAAATCAGCTGAGCCAAGAACTATCACCTACTGTAGAATACTCCTTAGGAACTGTAATCGACCAGACAACCAAAAGCGTGAGTTCAGATCATCAGGCAAACAATTCTAAAAGGTGCAAATACTTTGGCTGTGAGAAGGGTGCACGAGGAGCATCTGGTCTTTGTATTGGTCATGGAGGTGGACATAGATGCCAGAAACCTGGGTGCAATAAGGGTGCTGAGAGTCGTACTGCTTACTGTAAGGCTCATGGTGGAGGGAGGAGGTGCCAACATTTAGGGTGCACCAAAAGTGCGGAGGGGAAGACAGAATTTTGCATAGCTCATGGTGGTGGTAGACGTTGTGGATATTCAGGTGGATGTGCTAAGGCTGCGCGTGGCAAGTCGGGCCTTTGTATTAGACATGGTGGGGGGAAAAGATGTAAGATGGAAGGCTGTACTCGTAGTGCTGAAGGACAAGCTGGTCTGTGTATTTCTCATGGTGGCGGACGCCGTTGCCAGTATGAATCCTGCACAAAAGGTGCACAAGGAAGTACCATGTATTGTAAGGCCCATGGGGGAGGGAAGCGATGTATATTTGCCGGATGCACAAAAGGGGCTGAAGGGAGTACTCCTCTTTGCAAGGGACATGGTGGGGGAAAGCGTTGCCTCTTTGATGGGGGTGGGATTTGCCCAAAAAGTGTACATGGGGGAACAAATTTTTGTGTTGCTCATGGTGGTGGAAAGAGGTGTGTTGTGACAGGATGCACGAAAAGTGCTCGTGGGCGCACTGATTGCTGTGTCAGACATGGCGGAGGCAAGCGATGCAAATTTGAGAACTGTGGAAAGAGTGCCCAAGGGAGCACAGATTTCTGCAAAGCCCATGGAGGTGGAAAAAGATGCACATGGGGAGAAGGCAAGTGTGAAAAGTTTGCAAGGGGTAAGAGTGGTTTATGTGCTGCTCATAGTAGCATGGTCCAAGATCGAGAAACAAACAGGGGAAGCCTGATTGGGCCAGGACTTTTCCATGGTCTGGTGTCTGCTTCTGCTGCATCTACCGTTGGAGATAGCTTGGACAACTATAATTCATCTTCTGGAGTCAGTTTCATATGTGACTCGATTGATTCCCCGGAGAAGCCTACTAAGCGGCATCGGCTTATACCACCACAGGTATTGGTTCCATCTTCAATGAAGTCATCAGCATCATATTCTAGTTTTTTGAGTACAGAGAAGGGAGAGGAAGAAGGGAATGGATATTGTATTGGCACAAAATCCCTTGAATATTCAATTCCTGAGGGGAGGGTTCATGGAGGTGGGCTCATGTCATTGCTTGGCGGGCATCTGAAGATGAATATGAATAATGGCATTTAA